From the Gramella sp. Hel_I_59 genome, one window contains:
- the mutS gene encoding DNA mismatch repair protein MutS — MKQYNSIKLKYPDAMLLFRVGDFYETFGEDAVKAARILNIVLTNRNNGGERTELAGFPHHSLNTYLPKLVRAGQRVAICDQLEDPKMTKTIVKRGVTELVTPGVAFNDDILSSKSNNFLCAVHFGKKNLGISFLDISTGEFLCAQGNQEYIDKLLQNFSPSEILIQKKYKKDFTSAFGKDHHCFFLDDWIFKSDYAHETLNDHFGTKSLKGFGVDHLEEGIVASGAVLYYLGETRHHRLQHIVSLNRIAEEQYVWMDRFTIRNLELYHSNAANAVTLLDVIDKTISPMGGRLLKRWLALPLKDANLIEQRLEVVDFLLKNPESLERIQEQLREMSDLERLISKVATQKISPREVNQLRHSLNAIIPIKELALECDNEAIRVIGDTLNSCDLLRSKISESITEEAPVNVQKGNVIAKGFSSELDDLRAIAFTGKDYLDNMIKRESQETGITSLKIGKNNVYGYYIEVRNSHKDKVPETWNRKQTLVNAERYITEELKEYESKILGAEEKIQQLEQELFSKLISWMAEYIDPVQRNAKLIARLDCLASFAQLAKLENYSRPSITDSHALAIEEGRHPVIEKQLPSGEVYVTNNVNLDREDQQIIMITGPNMSGKSAILRQTSLIVLMAQMGSFVPAKAAEIGLVDKIFTRVGASDNISMGESTFMVEMNETASILNNISERSLVLLDEIGRGTSTYDGISIAWAISEYLHEHPARPKTLFATHYHELNEMCETFKRIRNYNVSVKELKDNVLFLRKLVPGGSEHSFGIHVAKMAGMPQMVLHRANKILAKLEASHSMEDSGAVMKSSAEEEMQLSFFNLDDPLLEDLKQELLAIDIDTLTPVEALMKLNEIKRMLSKQ; from the coding sequence ATGAAACAGTACAATAGCATTAAGCTGAAATATCCTGACGCCATGCTGCTTTTCAGGGTTGGGGATTTTTATGAAACTTTTGGAGAAGATGCGGTAAAGGCTGCGCGTATTCTCAATATCGTACTTACCAATCGTAATAACGGTGGGGAGCGTACGGAGCTGGCAGGATTTCCTCATCATTCACTCAATACCTATCTGCCAAAATTAGTCAGAGCAGGTCAGCGAGTTGCCATTTGCGATCAGTTAGAGGACCCGAAAATGACTAAAACGATCGTTAAAAGAGGCGTGACCGAACTGGTTACTCCAGGGGTTGCATTTAACGACGATATCTTAAGCAGTAAATCAAATAATTTTCTTTGTGCCGTTCACTTCGGAAAGAAAAACCTGGGAATTTCTTTTCTGGATATTTCTACGGGTGAATTTTTATGCGCACAGGGAAATCAGGAATATATAGATAAACTACTTCAGAACTTTTCACCTAGTGAAATTCTTATTCAGAAGAAGTATAAAAAGGATTTTACATCGGCTTTTGGCAAGGATCATCATTGTTTCTTTCTCGATGACTGGATCTTTAAAAGTGACTATGCTCATGAAACTCTCAACGATCACTTCGGAACAAAATCGCTAAAAGGTTTTGGTGTAGACCATCTTGAGGAGGGAATCGTTGCTTCTGGAGCCGTTCTCTATTATCTTGGTGAAACCAGGCATCATCGCCTTCAGCATATTGTTTCTTTAAACCGGATCGCGGAAGAGCAATACGTATGGATGGACAGGTTTACCATCAGGAACCTGGAATTATATCATTCTAATGCGGCAAATGCTGTGACCTTGCTTGATGTGATCGATAAAACGATCTCACCAATGGGTGGCCGACTTTTAAAACGCTGGCTGGCACTACCGCTTAAAGATGCGAATCTTATAGAGCAACGATTGGAAGTAGTAGATTTTCTGCTGAAGAATCCAGAAAGCTTAGAAAGAATTCAGGAGCAATTAAGAGAAATGAGCGATTTGGAACGTCTAATTTCCAAGGTTGCTACTCAGAAGATCAGTCCGCGTGAAGTGAACCAGCTACGACATTCGCTCAATGCCATCATTCCAATTAAAGAACTCGCTCTGGAATGCGATAATGAAGCGATCAGGGTTATTGGAGATACTTTGAATAGCTGCGATCTGTTGCGTAGCAAGATTTCTGAAAGTATCACGGAAGAAGCACCGGTCAATGTTCAGAAAGGAAATGTGATCGCGAAAGGTTTTTCTTCAGAATTAGATGACTTGCGGGCCATAGCTTTTACTGGAAAGGATTATCTCGATAATATGATCAAACGTGAAAGCCAGGAAACAGGCATTACGTCCTTAAAGATCGGGAAGAACAATGTGTACGGTTATTATATCGAGGTTAGAAATTCACATAAAGACAAGGTTCCGGAAACCTGGAACAGAAAGCAAACCCTTGTAAACGCTGAACGTTATATTACAGAAGAGCTCAAGGAATACGAGTCTAAGATTCTGGGAGCAGAGGAGAAGATCCAGCAACTTGAACAGGAATTATTCTCAAAACTGATTTCCTGGATGGCTGAATATATTGATCCAGTACAGCGAAATGCAAAGTTGATCGCAAGACTGGATTGTCTCGCTTCGTTTGCTCAACTGGCTAAACTGGAAAATTATTCGCGTCCGTCTATCACCGATAGTCATGCACTGGCGATTGAAGAAGGAAGGCACCCGGTGATCGAGAAACAATTACCATCTGGAGAAGTTTACGTGACTAACAATGTTAATCTTGACCGAGAGGACCAGCAGATCATCATGATTACCGGGCCAAATATGAGTGGTAAATCGGCCATATTGCGACAAACTTCGTTAATCGTACTTATGGCTCAAATGGGAAGTTTTGTGCCAGCGAAAGCTGCGGAAATTGGCCTGGTGGATAAAATCTTTACCCGGGTAGGAGCGAGCGATAATATTTCGATGGGAGAATCTACTTTTATGGTAGAAATGAATGAAACTGCGAGTATTCTAAATAATATTTCTGAAAGAAGTCTTGTGCTGCTTGATGAGATTGGAAGAGGAACCAGTACCTATGACGGGATTAGTATCGCCTGGGCGATAAGTGAATATTTGCACGAACATCCGGCCCGTCCAAAAACATTGTTTGCTACACATTACCATGAACTGAATGAAATGTGTGAAACCTTTAAAAGGATTAGGAATTATAATGTTTCGGTCAAGGAATTGAAGGATAATGTGTTGTTTCTTCGGAAGCTGGTGCCAGGAGGTAGTGAACATAGTTTCGGGATACATGTAGCTAAAATGGCGGGGATGCCGCAAATGGTTTTACATCGAGCGAACAAAATTCTTGCAAAACTGGAGGCTTCCCACTCGATGGAAGATTCTGGGGCGGTAATGAAAAGTTCTGCGGAAGAGGAGATGCAACTTAGTTTTTTTAATCTGGATGATCCGTTACTGGAAGATTTGAAGCAAGAGCTATTGGCAATCGATATAGATACTTTAACGCCGGTAGAAGCCCTCATGAAGCTGAATGAGATCAAAAGGATGCTGAGTAAGCAATAA
- a CDS encoding ABC transporter ATP-binding protein: protein MPRRKKTLEANKINFRESFASLKFVPRFFKEIRKVNPSLFYANIFGRVLNAVLPVIMLLLGKLIIDEVILQIGNEVKDLDRLWILVAAEFGLAILSDLLSRGISLSDALLGDQYSIDTSVRIIKKTSELNLDQLEDSEFYDKLERARQQTTGRVGLMSNILTQGEDVIVIISLLAGVVAFEPWLIILLIVSIIPTIINEIKFSGTSYSLARSWTQERRELDYLRYAGASDVTAKEVKLFGLSNYLAGRFQNLSAKYYKQSKSLAKQRAGWGSVFNIVGTGAYYGAYVFIIFRTVAGIFSIGDLTFLSGSFNRLRSKLQGFFTRFTQITESALYLQDYFEFLDLSFSNENSDEKLELPKEIKHGFEFKNVGFKYPKSEKWVVRNINFHLRAGEKLAFVGENGAGKTTLIKLLLQFYEPTEGEILLDHVPIQRYNQAAYQQYFGVIFQDFVKFELTLRENIAMGEIGEIGNQSRIDSAAQKSLAQEVVSELPLGYAQQLGKRFKNGKDLSGGQWQKIAIARAYMKDAEVLILDEPTSALDARAETEAFQRFIQLTQGKTAVIISHRFSTVRIADRIMVLKDGQVDEIGTHQELMANDKLYAELFNLQAAGYQ, encoded by the coding sequence TTGCCAAGAAGAAAAAAGACATTAGAAGCTAATAAAATCAATTTTAGAGAGAGTTTTGCTTCCCTTAAGTTCGTTCCCAGATTTTTTAAAGAAATAAGGAAAGTGAATCCGTCACTTTTTTATGCGAATATTTTTGGTCGGGTTTTAAATGCGGTGTTACCGGTGATCATGCTTTTGCTGGGAAAATTGATCATTGATGAAGTAATTCTGCAGATTGGGAATGAAGTAAAAGACCTGGATAGATTATGGATACTGGTGGCTGCAGAGTTTGGACTGGCTATACTTTCAGATCTGTTAAGTCGTGGGATTAGTTTAAGTGATGCGCTTCTGGGTGACCAATACTCCATAGATACATCTGTCAGAATAATAAAAAAGACTTCAGAACTTAATCTTGATCAACTTGAAGATTCTGAATTTTACGATAAACTGGAAAGAGCGCGGCAGCAAACTACGGGAAGAGTAGGATTGATGTCTAATATTTTGACCCAGGGAGAGGATGTCATCGTGATTATATCTTTACTTGCCGGGGTTGTTGCTTTCGAGCCTTGGCTAATCATTCTTTTAATCGTTTCGATTATTCCTACCATCATTAACGAGATCAAGTTTAGCGGAACAAGCTATTCTCTGGCCCGAAGCTGGACTCAGGAAAGACGGGAACTTGATTACTTACGTTATGCGGGTGCGAGTGATGTCACTGCAAAAGAGGTGAAGTTGTTCGGACTCTCAAATTACCTTGCGGGAAGATTTCAGAATCTATCAGCCAAATATTATAAACAGAGTAAAAGCCTGGCGAAACAAAGAGCTGGTTGGGGCTCAGTTTTTAATATTGTTGGAACAGGAGCCTATTATGGTGCTTACGTATTTATCATCTTTAGAACCGTTGCCGGGATCTTCAGTATTGGTGACCTGACATTCTTATCTGGATCCTTCAATAGATTACGATCTAAATTGCAGGGTTTCTTCACCCGCTTTACTCAAATTACCGAGAGTGCTCTTTATCTTCAGGATTATTTCGAATTTCTGGATCTGTCCTTCAGCAATGAAAATTCAGATGAAAAGCTTGAGTTACCAAAAGAGATCAAACATGGTTTCGAGTTTAAAAATGTTGGTTTTAAATATCCAAAGTCTGAAAAATGGGTGGTTAGAAATATCAATTTTCACTTAAGAGCTGGAGAAAAACTGGCCTTTGTTGGTGAGAACGGAGCTGGTAAAACAACCTTGATTAAATTGCTTCTACAATTTTACGAACCTACGGAAGGGGAGATCTTACTTGATCATGTTCCAATTCAAAGATATAACCAGGCGGCGTATCAGCAGTATTTTGGCGTGATCTTTCAGGATTTTGTGAAATTTGAATTGACGCTACGTGAAAATATTGCCATGGGTGAAATTGGAGAAATAGGCAATCAATCCCGAATAGATAGTGCTGCTCAGAAAAGTCTGGCGCAGGAAGTAGTTTCAGAATTACCGCTTGGCTATGCGCAGCAGCTAGGGAAAAGGTTTAAGAACGGGAAGGATCTTTCTGGAGGTCAGTGGCAAAAGATAGCGATCGCCCGGGCTTATATGAAAGATGCAGAAGTGCTGATCCTTGACGAACCAACCTCGGCTCTCGATGCCCGTGCAGAAACCGAAGCATTTCAGCGCTTTATTCAATTAACTCAGGGGAAAACGGCGGTGATCATTTCGCATAGATTTAGTACCGTACGTATTGCAGACAGAATTATGGTTCTTAAGGACGGACAGGTAGATGAAATTGGAACTCACCAGGAGTTGATGGCGAATGATAAATTATACGCCGAGTTGTTCAATTTGCAGGCTGCGGGTTATCAATAA
- a CDS encoding TrmH family RNA methyltransferase encodes MANRKLKNAELDRKTVSEFKEATKTPIIIILDNIRSLNNIGSVFRTADAFLIEKIYLCGITARPPHKDIQKTALGATETVAWEHVENTLELVTKLQQEGKKVYAIEQAENAVMLDKFEPLKDHTSAVIFGNEVKGVQQLVVTASDAVIEIPQLGSKHSLNISVSTGVVVWDLFSKLRR; translated from the coding sequence ATGGCAAACAGGAAACTTAAAAATGCGGAACTGGACCGGAAAACGGTTTCAGAATTTAAAGAAGCAACCAAGACTCCAATTATCATCATTCTGGACAATATTAGAAGTCTGAATAATATTGGATCGGTTTTTAGAACTGCCGATGCGTTTTTGATCGAAAAGATTTATTTATGCGGAATTACCGCTAGACCGCCCCACAAGGATATTCAGAAAACTGCTCTGGGTGCCACGGAGACTGTCGCATGGGAACATGTGGAAAATACTCTTGAACTTGTCACAAAACTTCAGCAGGAAGGAAAAAAAGTCTACGCCATAGAACAAGCCGAAAATGCTGTAATGCTGGATAAATTTGAACCTTTAAAGGATCATACTTCCGCAGTAATATTCGGGAATGAAGTGAAAGGTGTACAACAGTTAGTAGTAACTGCCAGTGATGCGGTTATCGAAATACCTCAGCTGGGAAGCAAACATTCTCTGAACATTTCAGTAAGCACAGGGGTTGTAGTATGGGATCTTTTTTCGAAATTACGGCGATAA
- the folK gene encoding 2-amino-4-hydroxy-6-hydroxymethyldihydropteridine diphosphokinase: MNSPKTVLLALGSNLGDRLGYLQTALDQIHENIGWVREVSGIYETPAWGFEGNSFFNACTKIETRLDPQQILKSLQAIENELGRERNNSGVYQNRVIDLDLLIFGDEIIQVENLQIPHPGIPDRKFVLLPLQDIAAKEMHPLLKKSYRDLLADTNDTSEINKVSEKLDIPGIKYNFPGCNYIAVEGNIGAGKTSFSTMVSEDFNAKLILERFKDNPFLPKFYEDKDRYAFSLEMSFLADRYQQLSDDLAQYDLFKDFIISDYDVFKSLIFARITLHEDEYSLYHKLFHLMYKELVKPELYIYLYQNTDRLLQNIKKRGRDYEQNIQPEYLIEINKSYLNFIKSQSNMKVQIIDISDLDFVANRQDYLKLLAEIDKAVN, from the coding sequence TTGAATTCCCCTAAAACAGTACTATTGGCCTTAGGTAGTAACCTTGGCGACCGTCTAGGTTATTTGCAAACTGCACTTGATCAAATTCATGAAAATATTGGATGGGTTCGGGAGGTTTCTGGTATTTACGAAACTCCGGCCTGGGGATTCGAAGGAAATTCATTTTTCAATGCCTGTACGAAGATCGAAACAAGACTGGATCCACAGCAAATTTTAAAAAGTTTACAGGCAATAGAAAATGAGCTGGGCCGAGAGAGAAATAATTCCGGTGTCTATCAAAACCGGGTAATTGATCTGGATCTTCTAATTTTTGGAGATGAGATCATTCAGGTCGAAAACTTGCAGATCCCGCATCCCGGAATTCCAGATAGAAAATTCGTTTTACTGCCGCTTCAGGATATTGCGGCAAAGGAAATGCATCCGCTTCTTAAAAAATCTTATCGCGATCTACTGGCAGATACCAATGATACTTCAGAAATCAATAAGGTTTCAGAGAAATTAGATATTCCGGGTATTAAGTATAATTTTCCTGGTTGTAACTATATCGCTGTAGAAGGAAATATTGGTGCCGGTAAAACCAGTTTTTCCACGATGGTTTCCGAAGATTTTAATGCAAAACTGATCCTCGAACGCTTTAAGGACAACCCATTTTTACCAAAATTTTACGAGGATAAGGATCGCTATGCATTTTCATTGGAAATGTCTTTCCTGGCAGACAGGTATCAGCAACTCTCAGATGACCTGGCACAGTACGATTTATTTAAGGACTTTATCATTTCAGATTATGATGTGTTTAAGTCACTAATTTTTGCAAGAATTACGCTTCATGAAGATGAATATTCGCTTTATCACAAGTTATTCCATCTAATGTATAAGGAGCTGGTAAAGCCGGAACTTTATATCTATTTGTATCAAAATACAGACAGATTGCTTCAGAATATTAAGAAAAGAGGCAGAGATTATGAGCAGAATATTCAACCGGAGTATTTGATTGAGATCAATAAGAGTTATCTGAATTTTATCAAGTCTCAAAGTAATATGAAGGTGCAGATCATCGATATTTCAGACCTGGATTTCGTGGCGAACCGTCAGGATTACTTGAAGCTTCTAGCCGAAATCGATAAAGCTGTAAACTAG
- a CDS encoding queuosine precursor transporter, with protein sequence MILSALFIASLVVSNLIFQKFFYWDFFGIYTFEISVGILPYPITFLITDIISEIYGKKKANQVVTTGIFASVFSLLIIYIADYVPATSWSPIDNEIFGRVFGATAIAVFASMVAYLLAQYVDIQLFHFWKKLTRGKHLWLRNNFSTFLSQFVDTFSVLFLLCTFNKISWELFGGLLLSGFLFKVLIAAIDTPFLYAAVFAFRKYFKLKPAEELQFDQPTLE encoded by the coding sequence ATGATCCTGAGCGCGTTGTTCATTGCCTCTCTGGTGGTATCCAACCTGATCTTTCAGAAGTTTTTTTACTGGGATTTCTTCGGAATTTACACTTTTGAGATTTCCGTAGGAATTTTACCATATCCAATCACTTTTTTGATCACCGATATTATTAGCGAGATCTATGGAAAAAAGAAGGCCAACCAGGTAGTAACTACTGGAATCTTTGCCTCGGTTTTTTCCTTATTAATTATTTATATCGCAGATTATGTTCCTGCAACCAGCTGGTCTCCCATCGACAACGAAATTTTCGGAAGGGTCTTTGGAGCCACAGCCATTGCGGTTTTTGCCAGTATGGTCGCCTATTTGCTGGCTCAGTATGTGGACATTCAGCTATTTCATTTCTGGAAGAAACTTACCCGCGGGAAGCATCTCTGGCTAAGAAACAATTTTTCTACTTTCCTTTCCCAGTTCGTAGACACATTCTCGGTCCTATTCTTGCTCTGTACTTTCAATAAAATTTCATGGGAACTTTTTGGCGGACTTTTATTGAGCGGATTTCTTTTTAAAGTTTTAATCGCTGCGATAGACACACCATTTTTGTATGCTGCTGTTTTCGCCTTCAGAAAATATTTTAAGCTGAAGCCTGCGGAAGAATTACAATTTGATCAACCTACTCTCGAATAG